ATTGGTCATCCTCTTCGTGACGAAAATCCAGGTCTTCAGCGACAAACTGTCGGCCTTGCTGATCGCGCTGCCACTGACATCTCTCGTCGCGATGTGTTGGATGCAGGCGGAAAAGCAGTCGGCGGAGCGGATCGCCGGGCATGCGGAGGGGACTTTCTGGTTTGTCCTGCCCACTCTTCCGATGTTCCTGATCCTGCCGTGGATGCTGCGGAGCGGCTGGAATTTCTGGGCGGCGCTGGGGGTGAATTGTCTCCTGACGGCCGGCTTTTTCTG
This portion of the Luteolibacter luteus genome encodes:
- a CDS encoding DUF3147 family protein translates to MDKIPWQQIVAFGPKDFVKLLVTALVILFVTKIQVFSDKLSALLIALPLTSLVAMCWMQAEKQSAERIAGHAEGTFWFVLPTLPMFLILPWMLRSGWNFWAALGVNCLLTAGFFWLTVLILKRFGINLM